One region of Sulfurisphaera ohwakuensis genomic DNA includes:
- a CDS encoding ABC transporter permease, which translates to MKFSDIFELAITDISSRWIYSLLIIFMLLIGISSAFIAISQSQGIVSKEEQLFEFLRPNLLIVYPKSPISNSQVSVAKSMKYVSQVYPVINQTIEVEVNAQNYTFYLLGIDNLSIITSYTLVAGTTFDYSGLVIPSSSSIHISPGTLVKVYVNKDAKYTYISGVISYSHTVFQRIGVSSSTLFPSYNCLFTSLQYAEKLTGDKNYTFLIILTQSPLYNSNVTSEILSVFPNATVKSLGVSSTAIARQYASFTVYLVSLSIIAILTSIITNGSITSISFNRRLKEIGVMMALGMKRSHIALLYLLESFILGAVGGIAGLIVGYYITENIMLTKTVTYTPVYYPIQLVELVILSLLASNIGSIYPIFRVFKLTPSEVMR; encoded by the coding sequence TCATCAAGGTGGATATACTCTCTTTTAATTATATTTATGCTCTTAATAGGAATAAGTAGCGCATTTATCGCAATATCTCAATCTCAAGGAATAGTAAGCAAAGAAGAACAGCTTTTTGAGTTCCTCCGTCCTAACCTTTTGATAGTTTATCCCAAATCCCCAATTTCAAACTCACAAGTAAGTGTGGCTAAGTCGATGAAATATGTAAGTCAAGTTTACCCTGTAATAAATCAAACTATAGAAGTGGAAGTTAATGCCCAGAACTACACTTTTTACTTGTTAGGTATTGATAACCTTAGTATAATCACATCCTACACTCTTGTAGCTGGAACCACATTTGACTATTCTGGTTTAGTAATACCTTCATCATCGTCTATTCATATATCACCTGGTACATTAGTTAAGGTATACGTAAACAAAGATGCCAAATATACCTATATAAGTGGGGTTATATCTTATTCTCATACAGTGTTTCAGAGGATAGGTGTTTCGTCCTCAACCCTCTTCCCTTCATATAATTGCCTTTTCACCTCACTTCAATATGCTGAGAAGCTCACTGGAGATAAAAACTACACTTTCTTAATAATACTGACTCAATCTCCTCTATATAATTCAAATGTTACTAGCGAAATACTTTCAGTGTTTCCTAATGCAACAGTTAAGTCTCTTGGTGTTTCCTCTACGGCTATAGCGAGACAATATGCATCTTTCACAGTATATTTAGTCTCCCTAAGTATAATAGCCATACTCACTTCTATAATAACTAACGGTAGTATAACTTCAATAAGTTTTAACAGAAGATTAAAAGAAATAGGAGTAATGATGGCTTTAGGAATGAAGAGGAGCCATATAGCATTACTTTATTTGCTTGAAAGTTTTATACTTGGGGCAGTAGGCGGTATTGCTGGTCTAATTGTGGGTTATTACATTACCGAAAATATAATGCTTACTAAAACTGTTACTTATACCCCAGTTTACTACCCGATTCAGTTAGTAGAGCTAGTTATTTTAAGTCTATTAGCCTCAAATATAGGTAGTATTTATCCTATATTTAGAGTATTTAAGTTAACACCCTCAGAGGTGATGAGATGA
- the glyS gene encoding glycine--tRNA ligase, with product MSEKLIELAKRRGIFWPSYEIYGGVAGLYDIGPIGVKIKNKIIELWRRYFIYDNSEFVVEIETPMITPYKVLEASGHVENFTDPIVECTKCHKIYRADHLIEELAKINVEGLSPSELDRIIREKGLKCPACGGELGEVRLFNLLFTTNIGPYAGNQGFLRPETAQGMFTSFKRVFEAFRQKLPLGIAQVGRVARNEISPRQGLIRMREFTIMEVEFFFDPESNVNPPLEKFGNMKLNILRGEDKLKNEKPKEYSIEELLNEKIVLNPWMLYWMATAAKFVTALGMKSYYFEEKLPHERAHYSKQTFDQIVVIGDEKVEISGHAYRTDYDLSRHMKYSGQDMTVFKKYDKPKTIKRKIVVINKDSLNKEDKEFVKNFMSFISSKKPEEIEELIKANEKVNGKNISSYVKILEKEEKVNGEKIVPHVVEPSFGVERCLYLTLLNAYKEKEGRIVLSLPKYLAPYDVAVFPLLEREELINKAKEVYNLVRERFDTIFDDSGSIGKRYARADEIGVPYSITIDPQTLVDNSVTIRDRDTWQQIRVNINDIVSVLERLFKGEEFNKVGKVINNENE from the coding sequence ATGAGTGAGAAGTTAATTGAGTTGGCGAAAAGAAGAGGAATATTTTGGCCTTCATATGAAATTTACGGTGGTGTTGCAGGACTTTATGATATTGGTCCTATTGGTGTTAAAATAAAAAATAAGATTATTGAGTTATGGAGAAGATATTTTATCTATGATAATTCTGAGTTTGTAGTAGAAATAGAGACACCAATGATAACGCCTTATAAAGTATTAGAAGCTAGTGGTCATGTGGAAAACTTTACAGATCCAATTGTTGAATGTACAAAATGTCATAAAATTTATAGAGCTGATCATCTTATTGAAGAATTGGCTAAAATAAATGTTGAGGGTCTTTCGCCATCAGAATTAGATAGAATAATTAGAGAAAAAGGGCTAAAATGTCCTGCTTGTGGTGGTGAATTGGGTGAGGTAAGATTATTTAATTTGCTTTTTACTACAAATATCGGTCCATATGCTGGTAATCAAGGATTTTTAAGACCAGAAACAGCACAAGGAATGTTTACCTCATTTAAGAGAGTTTTTGAGGCATTTAGGCAAAAGTTGCCTTTAGGCATTGCACAAGTAGGTAGGGTCGCTAGGAATGAAATTTCTCCTAGGCAAGGTCTAATAAGAATGAGAGAATTTACCATAATGGAAGTAGAATTTTTCTTTGACCCAGAAAGTAATGTAAATCCACCTCTTGAAAAATTCGGCAATATGAAGCTTAATATCTTAAGGGGAGAAGACAAACTTAAGAATGAAAAACCGAAAGAATATAGTATTGAAGAACTTCTAAATGAGAAGATAGTATTGAATCCTTGGATGTTATATTGGATGGCTACTGCTGCTAAATTTGTCACCGCATTAGGTATGAAATCATATTATTTTGAAGAAAAATTACCTCATGAAAGAGCGCACTATTCTAAGCAAACTTTTGATCAAATTGTTGTTATAGGAGACGAAAAAGTTGAAATCTCCGGGCACGCATATAGAACTGATTACGATTTAAGTAGACATATGAAGTATAGTGGACAAGATATGACTGTTTTCAAAAAATATGATAAGCCAAAAACTATAAAGAGAAAGATAGTTGTAATTAATAAAGATTCTCTAAATAAGGAAGATAAAGAATTTGTAAAGAATTTTATGAGTTTTATATCTTCTAAGAAACCAGAAGAAATAGAGGAACTTATTAAGGCAAATGAGAAAGTAAATGGCAAAAACATATCTAGTTATGTAAAAATATTAGAGAAGGAAGAGAAAGTTAACGGTGAAAAAATCGTACCTCATGTAGTTGAGCCCTCTTTTGGTGTTGAGAGATGTTTATATCTAACTCTATTAAATGCTTATAAGGAGAAAGAAGGAAGGATAGTGTTATCATTACCTAAATATTTAGCTCCTTATGATGTTGCTGTATTTCCACTTTTAGAAAGGGAGGAGCTTATTAACAAGGCTAAAGAAGTATATAATCTCGTTAGAGAAAGATTTGATACAATTTTTGATGATTCTGGTAGTATAGGAAAAAGATATGCTAGAGCTGATGAAATTGGTGTTCCTTATTCTATAACGATTGATCCACAGACTTTAGTTGATAATTCTGTAACTATTAGAGACAGGGATACTTGGCAGCAAATAAGAGTTAATATTAACGATATTGTCTCGGTATTAGAAAGGTTGTTTAAGGGTGAAGAGTTTAATAAGGTAGGTAAAGTAATTAATAATGAAAATGAGTAA
- the yciH gene encoding stress response translation initiation inhibitor YciH produces MSDNLCGGLPPEICEQLNKEEQFIKIKVEKRRYGKEVTIIEGLSGSDVELKKIASELKSKLAAGGTVKNGKIELQGDHRERVKELLMKMGYPESNIIIIE; encoded by the coding sequence ATGTCTGATAATCTGTGTGGAGGTCTACCACCCGAAATTTGTGAACAATTAAATAAAGAAGAACAATTCATAAAAATAAAAGTAGAAAAAAGAAGATATGGAAAAGAAGTAACAATAATAGAAGGCCTTTCTGGTTCTGATGTAGAATTAAAGAAAATAGCCTCAGAACTCAAATCAAAGCTTGCTGCAGGCGGAACAGTTAAAAATGGAAAAATAGAATTACAAGGAGATCACAGAGAAAGAGTAAAAGAACTTCTTATGAAAATGGGTTACCCAGAATCTAACATCATAATAATAGAATAA
- the fdhF gene encoding formate dehydrogenase subunit alpha: protein METVKSICPFCGVGCGVELYVESSTIIRLSPVKEHVVSRGHLCGKGTLAYEPIFAWDRLTYPLKKVKGEHIRISWEIAIKEIASKLKEIIQQYGSDAIAFYGGCQNTLEEDYLMQKLARAMGTNNIDSCARVCHDPSATALKEMVGIGASSVSVEMIPRMKVVVITGESITESHPVLSQYLTEAKKNGTKLIVIDPRVTGTAKFSDLHLRLRPGTDIALFNAIGNYLIENSLIDEKFIKERVIGFEEYAKGVSKYELEYAEKVTGVRRENIKKFAELIAQKGVIFSWGLGLTQSSGVNGVRAYINLALLTGNIGKNGGLLVFRGQTNVQGSGDLLKPDKFPNGTMDEENAKKLAEIWNFLPPTKPGLSVTEALLRDNNIRAIIFMGFNPLISLPNREKVERKLKSLDLLVVIDAFMTETASLAHYVLPAAVWAEKEGSVTNLDRLVKWRFKTIDPPGEAKPDYEILKKLAEELGYNFSSDPKEIFEEIKKVVPLYSNLTLDEIMDYSTNSRYPNHEIYLYDEKFYTETNKAKLIFVEQPEVKNGIILITVRNVTRYNTDVITGRIPGYGKYESLIYISNEDALELKIRDNEEVLVTSECGKMNFRVMISKDVQKGTAIMYMHDPKVNYIICDELDEITKTPKYKYTEIKIMKLN from the coding sequence ATGGAAACAGTAAAGAGCATTTGTCCATTTTGTGGAGTAGGATGTGGTGTTGAATTATATGTAGAGAGTTCGACTATTATAAGATTATCTCCAGTTAAAGAACATGTTGTAAGTAGGGGACACTTATGTGGAAAGGGAACTCTGGCATATGAACCTATTTTTGCTTGGGATAGATTGACTTACCCTTTGAAGAAAGTTAAGGGAGAGCATATAAGAATAAGTTGGGAAATAGCGATAAAAGAAATAGCTTCTAAACTTAAGGAAATAATTCAGCAATATGGTAGCGACGCAATAGCATTTTATGGTGGGTGTCAAAACACTTTAGAAGAAGACTATTTAATGCAGAAATTAGCAAGAGCTATGGGTACTAATAACATAGATTCTTGCGCTAGAGTATGCCATGATCCTTCAGCAACTGCATTAAAGGAAATGGTTGGAATAGGGGCTTCATCAGTTTCCGTAGAAATGATCCCTAGAATGAAAGTAGTAGTAATCACGGGAGAATCTATTACTGAAAGCCACCCCGTATTATCTCAGTATTTGACCGAGGCAAAAAAGAACGGTACTAAACTCATTGTAATAGATCCTAGAGTAACTGGGACAGCAAAATTTTCTGATCTTCATTTAAGATTAAGACCAGGAACAGATATAGCATTGTTTAATGCAATAGGAAATTATTTAATTGAAAATTCGTTAATCGATGAAAAGTTCATTAAAGAAAGGGTGATTGGTTTTGAAGAATATGCTAAAGGAGTGTCAAAATACGAGTTAGAGTACGCTGAAAAGGTAACAGGAGTAAGAAGAGAGAATATAAAAAAGTTTGCTGAGTTAATTGCCCAAAAAGGAGTAATATTTTCATGGGGACTTGGTTTAACTCAGTCTTCAGGGGTTAATGGTGTTAGAGCTTATATAAACTTAGCATTACTTACTGGAAATATAGGAAAGAACGGAGGACTTTTAGTATTTAGAGGACAAACTAATGTTCAAGGTTCAGGGGATCTTCTAAAGCCAGATAAATTTCCTAACGGTACAATGGATGAAGAAAACGCTAAAAAATTAGCAGAAATATGGAATTTTCTACCACCAACTAAACCTGGATTATCAGTAACTGAAGCATTATTAAGAGATAATAATATTAGGGCTATCATATTCATGGGATTTAATCCCTTAATCAGTTTACCAAATAGAGAAAAAGTTGAAAGAAAATTAAAGAGCCTAGATCTATTGGTAGTAATTGACGCATTTATGACAGAGACAGCTAGTTTAGCACATTATGTTTTGCCAGCCGCAGTATGGGCTGAGAAAGAGGGTTCAGTTACTAATTTGGATAGATTAGTCAAGTGGAGATTTAAAACTATAGATCCTCCAGGGGAGGCTAAGCCAGATTATGAAATATTAAAGAAACTTGCAGAGGAATTAGGCTATAATTTTAGCTCAGATCCAAAGGAAATTTTCGAAGAGATAAAAAAAGTTGTTCCTTTGTACTCCAATTTAACTTTAGATGAAATCATGGATTATTCTACGAACTCAAGATATCCTAACCATGAGATTTATTTATATGATGAAAAGTTTTACACAGAGACAAATAAGGCGAAATTAATTTTCGTAGAACAGCCAGAAGTTAAGAATGGAATAATATTAATTACTGTTAGAAATGTGACCAGATATAATACCGACGTAATCACTGGAAGAATACCAGGATATGGAAAATATGAAAGTTTAATCTATATTAGCAATGAAGATGCACTAGAATTAAAAATAAGAGATAATGAGGAAGTTTTAGTAACTTCTGAATGTGGAAAAATGAATTTCAGGGTAATGATTTCCAAAGATGTTCAGAAAGGAACTGCAATAATGTATATGCATGATCCTAAAGTTAATTATATCATATGTGATGAACTTGATGAAATTACAAAAACTCCAAAGTATAAGTATACAGAAATAAAGATAATGAAATTGAATTAA
- a CDS encoding transcription initiation factor IIB yields MSESNKSQASATPCPPDKIVFDEERGEYICTETGEVIEERAIDQGPEWRAFTPEEKEKRSRVGGPLNQTIHDMGISTVIDWKDKDAMGRTLDPKRRLEVLRWRKWQIRARIQSSIDRNLAQAMNELERIGNLLNLPKAVKDEAALIYRKAVEKGLVRGRSIESVVAASIYAACRRMKMARTLDEIAQFTKANRKEVARCYRLILRELDINVPVSDPKDYVTRIGSLLGLSGSTMKMAIDIIEKAKESGLTAGKDPAGLAAAAIYIAALLNDERRTQKEIAQIAGVTEVTVRNRYKELTQELKIQIPNQ; encoded by the coding sequence ATGTCAGAAAGTAATAAATCTCAAGCTTCTGCTACTCCTTGTCCTCCAGATAAAATAGTTTTTGATGAGGAAAGAGGAGAGTATATTTGTACGGAAACTGGGGAAGTGATAGAAGAAAGGGCAATTGATCAGGGGCCCGAATGGAGGGCTTTCACTCCAGAAGAAAAAGAGAAAAGAAGTAGAGTTGGAGGTCCATTAAATCAGACTATACATGATATGGGTATATCCACTGTAATTGATTGGAAAGACAAAGACGCAATGGGTAGAACTTTAGATCCAAAGAGGAGATTAGAAGTATTAAGATGGAGAAAGTGGCAAATTAGAGCAAGAATACAATCTTCTATAGATAGAAACTTAGCACAAGCAATGAATGAGTTAGAGAGAATAGGAAACTTGCTTAATTTACCAAAGGCTGTAAAAGATGAGGCTGCTTTAATTTATAGAAAAGCTGTTGAGAAAGGATTAGTGAGAGGCAGAAGCATTGAAAGTGTTGTTGCAGCATCTATATATGCAGCTTGTAGAAGAATGAAGATGGCAAGGACATTAGATGAAATTGCTCAATTTACAAAGGCTAACAGAAAAGAAGTAGCTAGATGTTATAGATTAATTTTAAGAGAATTAGATATTAATGTCCCTGTCAGTGATCCAAAGGATTATGTTACTAGAATTGGTAGTTTGTTAGGCTTAAGCGGTTCTACAATGAAGATGGCAATAGATATTATTGAGAAAGCTAAAGAGTCTGGTCTAACGGCTGGAAAAGATCCTGCTGGTCTGGCGGCTGCTGCAATTTATATAGCGGCCTTACTTAATGATGAAAGAAGAACACAGAAAGAGATTGCACAGATTGCAGGTGTTACAGAAGTAACTGTTAGAAATAGATATAAGGAATTAACACAAGAGTTAAAAATTCAAATTCCAAACCAATAA
- a CDS encoding ABC transporter ATP-binding protein produces the protein MKHAVQLIDVSKVYKSGSNEWVALRDVNLNVEEGEFIALVGPSGSGKTTMLNIIGLMDSPTEGHVILEGKDVTYLSEKEKSEFRNKYIGYVFQSYNLISFLTVYQNVELPLIISGISKKEREKIVEEVLNLVPGIYELRNKKPTQLSGGQQQRVAIARALVTKPKLILADEPTANLDVNTGKAIVDLFKKIKDEMGITIVMATHDLEMLKNCDRIVYIRDGKIERIEDKL, from the coding sequence ATGAAACATGCTGTTCAGCTTATAGATGTAAGTAAAGTATATAAGTCTGGGAGTAATGAATGGGTTGCATTAAGAGACGTTAATTTAAATGTTGAAGAAGGAGAATTTATAGCCCTAGTGGGACCCTCAGGTTCTGGAAAGACTACAATGCTGAATATTATTGGTTTAATGGATTCTCCTACTGAAGGCCATGTAATTCTTGAGGGTAAGGATGTAACTTACTTAAGTGAGAAGGAGAAATCCGAGTTTAGGAATAAATATATTGGTTATGTCTTTCAGTCATATAACCTAATTTCCTTTTTAACAGTGTACCAGAATGTTGAACTGCCTTTAATTATTTCTGGGATATCAAAGAAGGAAAGAGAGAAGATCGTTGAGGAAGTTTTAAACTTAGTCCCTGGAATTTATGAGCTTAGGAATAAAAAACCAACGCAACTTTCTGGAGGACAACAACAGAGAGTTGCAATAGCTAGAGCTCTAGTAACTAAACCAAAGCTGATCCTTGCTGACGAACCTACTGCAAACTTAGATGTAAATACTGGAAAGGCTATAGTTGATCTATTTAAAAAGATAAAAGATGAGATGGGGATAACCATAGTTATGGCTACACATGATTTAGAGATGCTGAAAAATTGTGATAGAATAGTTTACATAAGAGATGGGAAAATTGAAAGAATTGAGGACAAGTTATAA
- the speB gene encoding agmatinase — MSDSRLLYLNENSRLFAGFNKPTSPFVVIGLPLDITSSFRPGSRFAPSTIREYAQFIEFYSIRTGIDMGEVGFNDVGDVVMHPSDVEENIRRISDVTSYFAEKGKIIIGIGGEHSVTVGTVKGIKADCVLSIDAHLDLRDEYMGYKYDHACVMRRISEQGVKIMEIGTRAISKEELDYANKNGIAYLTPHQIRLLGVRETAKKIVNNFRDCEKIYVTYDMDGIDPAYAPGVATPEPEGLDPTTVLDIISLIIDKRVVGFDVVEVSPPHDPSGITSVLGARIILETSAQIYKARSL, encoded by the coding sequence ATGTCAGATAGCAGGTTATTATACTTAAATGAAAATAGTAGATTATTTGCCGGATTTAATAAACCAACATCTCCATTTGTTGTAATTGGTCTACCATTAGATATAACAAGTAGTTTCAGACCCGGTTCCAGATTTGCACCATCTACCATAAGAGAGTATGCACAATTTATTGAGTTTTATTCTATAAGAACTGGAATAGATATGGGAGAAGTAGGATTTAATGATGTAGGAGATGTAGTAATGCATCCGTCTGATGTAGAAGAAAATATAAGAAGAATATCTGACGTAACTAGTTATTTTGCCGAAAAAGGAAAAATAATAATAGGTATAGGTGGAGAACATTCTGTCACTGTAGGAACTGTAAAAGGAATTAAAGCAGACTGTGTACTTAGTATTGACGCACATCTAGATCTTAGAGATGAATATATGGGTTATAAATACGACCACGCCTGTGTTATGAGACGAATATCAGAACAAGGAGTTAAAATAATGGAAATAGGCACAAGAGCTATCTCTAAAGAAGAATTAGATTACGCAAATAAAAATGGAATAGCTTACCTTACACCGCACCAAATAAGATTATTAGGAGTAAGAGAGACTGCAAAGAAAATTGTTAACAATTTCAGAGATTGTGAAAAAATCTATGTAACATATGATATGGATGGGATAGACCCTGCCTATGCTCCAGGTGTAGCTACTCCAGAGCCTGAAGGATTAGACCCAACTACAGTACTAGATATTATATCGCTTATAATAGATAAAAGAGTTGTAGGCTTTGATGTAGTAGAAGTTTCACCACCTCATGATCCATCTGGAATAACCTCAGTATTAGGAGCCAGAATAATCTTAGAAACATCTGCCCAGATTTATAAGGCTAGATCGCTTTAA
- a CDS encoding TIGR00304 family membrane protein has protein sequence MKLIYAGIGLIFLGIIILTLASISSTTVSTTTNGGFAGVVFLGPIPIVFGAGNPSQLPYLFIFGILFTIIALIFFVLPWIIGRKAKYP, from the coding sequence ATGAAGCTAATCTATGCAGGAATAGGTTTAATATTTCTAGGTATAATCATTTTAACTTTAGCTTCTATTAGCTCAACTACTGTGTCTACAACTACAAATGGAGGCTTTGCTGGCGTAGTATTTTTAGGACCCATACCTATAGTATTTGGAGCAGGTAATCCTTCTCAATTACCCTATCTATTTATATTTGGAATATTATTTACGATAATTGCATTAATTTTCTTCGTCTTACCATGGATAATAGGACGTAAAGCAAAATATCCGTGA
- a CDS encoding DNA-directed RNA polymerase subunit P yields MAKYRCGNCWREFDDEQLRALPGVRCPYCGYKIIYMVRKPTVKVVKAI; encoded by the coding sequence ATGGCAAAATATAGGTGTGGTAACTGTTGGAGAGAATTTGATGACGAACAATTAAGAGCTCTTCCAGGTGTGAGATGTCCTTATTGCGGCTATAAAATAATCTATATGGTAAGAAAACCTACAGTGAAGGTTGTTAAAGCGATCTAG